The Salvia splendens isolate huo1 chromosome 21, SspV2, whole genome shotgun sequence genome includes a window with the following:
- the LOC121785301 gene encoding pectinesterase-like has protein sequence MENILKILITFAFLSLLVDAAVSISLPPAARNPEKFKRAVDKAKSQLPNFGSKLPNFKNQLEFKRALDKAKSQFPGITKKIHALQAWFRLQQRWRKAGRVSAFDDCIVMTADSIDQIKSSVEIFEGVEWSKDGILSLNATQKVQLNNLLSAAQTNVLTCLDGFTHTRADKKDQADILKADLMVLHRGAGFMLSITNSLKVKEAETEIVPPGDDWPEWLSAEERTMLLHRNPEVVHATVALDKSGDYKTVSDAVNAVRVKMMVHPSLGKRYVIRIKAGKYMENVVIPKDMKNLTFIGDGSDKTFIIASQNVVDGSTTFNSATVGVAGDGFLASGITFENAAGPSKNQAVALRVNADRAAFYGCNMIGHQNTLYVHSFRQFYKSCTIRGTVDFIFGNAAAFLYNCNIEARVPKPGQKNTITAQGRDNINQTTGIVIRKSRIRAAQELKDFKEEVWTYLGRPWKEYSRTVVMETDISNVIHPNGWLESRGEFALNTLDYAEYMNTGDGAKTESRVKWKGFRVLTEKEVEPFTLRNFIGGKS, from the exons ATGGAGAATATTCTGAAAATCCTAATCACCTTCGCATTCCTATCTTTACTAGTCGACGCCGCCGTATCCATCTCACTCCCCCCTGCGGCGAGGAACCCAGAGAAATTCAAAAGGGCCGTAGACAAGGCCAAATCCCAACTCCCCAATTTCGGAAGCAAGCTGCCCAACTTCAAGAACCAATTGGAATTCAAAAGGGCCTTAGACAAGGCCAAATCCCAATTCCCCGGGATAACAAAAAAGATCCACGCACTGCAAGCTTGGTTTCGCCTGCAGCAGCGGTGGCGGAAGGCCGGGAGGGTGAGCGCCTTCGACGACTGCATCGTGATGACTGCCGACTCGATAGACCAGATCAAGTCCAGCGTGGAGATATTCGAGGGCGTCGAATGGTCCAAGGACGGCATCTTATCCCTGAACGCGACACAGAAGGTGCAACTCAATAACCTCCTCAGCGCCGCCCAGACCAACGTGCTCACCTGCCTTGACGGCTTCACCCACACCCGCGCTGACAAGAAGGACCAGGCGGACATCCTCAAGGCCGACCTCATGGTATTGCACCGTGGAGCCGGCTTCATGCTGTCGATAACGAATAGTCTGAAGGTAAAGGAGGCGGAGACGGAGATTGTTCCTCCGGGAGACGACTGGCCGGAGTGGCTGTCGGCCGAGGAGAGGACTATGCTGCTGCATCGGAATCCGGAGGTGGTGCACGCGACGGTGGCATTGGACAAGAGCGGGGACTACAAGACGGTGTCGGACGCGGTGAACGCCGTGAGGGTGAAGATGATGGTGCATCCGTCCCTGGGTAAGAGGTATGTGATTAGGATAAAGGCGGGGAAATATATGGAGAATGTGGTGATACCCAAGGACATGAAGAACTTGACGTTCATCGGAGATGGCTCCGACAAAACTTTTATCATCGCCAGCCAGAACGTCGTCGACGGCAGCACCACCTTCAATTCCGCCACCGTAG GGGTTGCCGGAGACGGTTTTCTTGCCAGCGGTATCACATTTGAAAACGCGGCGGGGCCATCGAAGAACCAAGCCGTGGCCCTCCGCGTGAACGCAGACCGTGCCGCCTTCTACGGTTGCAATATGATCGGCCACCAGAACACCCTCTACGTCCATTCCTTCCGCCAGTTCTACAAATCCTGCACCATCAGAGGCACCGTCGACTTCATCTTCGGGAATGCGGCCGCCTTCCTCTACAACTGCAATATCGAGGCCCGGGTCCCCAAACCCGGCCAGAAAAACACGATCACCGCCCAAGGCCGCGACAACATCAACCAGACCACCGGCATCGTCATTCGCAAAAGCCGCATCAGGGCCGCGCAAGAACTCAAGGACTTCAAGGAGGAAGTTTGGACGTACCTCGGCAGGCCGTGGAAGGAGTACTCGAGGACCGTCGTGATGGAGACTGATATCAGTAATGTGATACATCCTAATGGTTGGTTAGAATCGAGAGGGGAGTTTGCTCTTAATACTCTTGACTATGCTGAGTATATGAACACCGGCGACGGGGCGAAGACGGAGAGTAGGGTGAAGTGGAAAGGGTTTCGTGTGCTGACAGAGAAGGAGGTGGAACCGTTTACGCTCAGGAATTTCATCGGTGGTAAGAGTTAG
- the LOC121784494 gene encoding pectinesterase-like has product METMPSEKLHKNNRKILILSAFLSILLVAAVSIPLARRIHHTAAAAAVIKSTCDATLYPELCLSTLAAAAPKTAAVKSSRDVLITALRYTISTVERNFFTVQKVGRARRQSLTAREKGALHDCLETIDDTLDELRLSEAELVDLGRLGNSSLAAHKENLLTLLSAAQTNQDSCLDGFSHDSADQKVRAALVAGQTHVFRLVSNVMAIIKNLSFKESAAAAAEGRRLPEKWPEWLPAGDRRLLQESAVEANVTVAADGSGDYLTVSEAVADAPLKSSRRYVIRIKAGVYRENVVIPKKKTNLMFVGDGRTTTIITASKNVVDGSTTFNSATVAVVGGGFLARDITFENTAGPSKHQAVALRVNADLCAFYRCDILAYQDTLYVHSLRQFYTGCLISGTVDFIFGNAEVVFQDCDIHARRPNPGQRNMVTAQSRKDPNQNTGIVIHGCRVGATSDLRPVQGDFPTYLGRPWKEHSRTIVMQSEISDVIAPAGWHEWSGDFALATLFYAEYGNTGAGAGTEGRVDWEGFRVLTSAEEAEEFTVGNFIGGGNWLPETGFPHSLGL; this is encoded by the exons ATGGAAACTATGCCATCAGAAAAGCTCCACAAAAACAACCGAAAAATCCTGATCCTCTCCGCATTCCTCTCTATCCTCCTCGTCGCCGCCGTTTCCATCCCCCTTGCCCGCCGCATCCACCACACCGCCGCCGCAGCCGCCGTAATAAAGTCCACCTGCGACGCCACATTGTACCCAGAGCTCTGCCTCTCCACCTTGGCTGCGGCGGCCCCAAAGACTGCCGCGGTCAAGAGCAGCAGGGACGTGCTGATCACGGCCCTGCGCTACACCATCTCCACGGTTGAGCGCAACTTCTTCACCGTGCAGAAAGTCGGCCGCGCTCGGCGGCAGTCGCTGACGGCGCGCGAGAAGGGCGCCCTCCACGACTGCCTCGAGACGATCGACGACACTCTGGACGAGCTACGCCTCAGCGAGGCGGAGCTCGTCGACCTGGGGCGGCTCGGGAACTCCTCCCTCGCCGCCCACAAGGAGAATCTCCTCACCCTCCTTTCCGCCGCCCAGACCAACCAGGACTCGTGTCTGGACGGCTTCTCCCACGACAGCGCGGACCAAAAGGTCCGCGCCGCGCTCGTCGCCGGCCAGACGCACGTCTTCCGCCTCGTCAGCAATGTGATGGCCATCATCAAGAACTTGTCCTTTAAGGAATcggcggcggcagcagcggaggGGAGGAGGCTGCCGGAGAAGTGGCCGGAGTGGCTGCCGGCGGGAGACCGGCGGCTGCTGCAGGAGTCAGCGGTGGAGGCGAATGTGACGGTGGCGGCAGACGGGAGTGGGGACTACCTGACGGTTTCGGAGGCGGTGGCAGACGCACCGCTGAAGAGTAGCCGGAGGTATGTGATTCGGATAAAGGCCGGGGTTTATAGGGAGAATGTGGTGATaccgaagaagaagacgaaCTTGATGTTCGTCGGAGATGGCCGTACGACCACCATTATCACCGCAAGCAAGAACGTCGTCGACGGCAGCACTACCTTCAATTCCGCCACAGTTG CGGTGGTCGGCGGTGGCTTCCTCGCCCGGGACATCACGTTCGAGAACACGGCGGGCCCCTCGAAGCACCAGGCGGTCGCCCTCCGCGTGAACGCCGACCTATGCGCCTTCTACCGGTGCGACATACTGGCCTACCAGGACACCCTCTACGTCCACTCCCTCCGCCAGTTCTACACCGGCTGCCTCATCTCCGGCACTGTCGACTTCATCTTCGGGAACGCCGAGGTCGTCTTCCAGGACTGCGACATCCACGCGCGCCGCCCCAACCCCGGCCAGCGCAACATGGTCACCGCCCAGAGCCGGAAAGACCCCAACCAGAACACCGGCATCGTCATCCACGGCTGCCGCGTCGGCGCCACGTCGGATCTCCGGCCGGTCCAGGGCGACTTTCCGACGTACCTCGGCCGGCCGTGGAAGGAACATTCGAGAACCATCGTGATGCAGAGTGAGATCAGCGATGTGATTGCTCCGGCGGGATGGCATGAGTGGAGCGGCGACTTTGCGCTTGCTACTCTGTTCTATGCGGAGTATGGGAATACTGGCGCCGGGGCAGGGACGGAGGGGAGGGTGGATTGGGAGGGGTTTAGGGTGCTGACGAgcgcggaggaggcggaggagttTACGGTGGGGAATTTTATCGGCGGTGGGAATTGGCTGCCGGAGACCGGCTTTCCTCACTCTCTTGGCCTTTGA
- the LOC121785299 gene encoding pectinesterase-like, with amino-acid sequence MENILRILIIFAFLSLLVDAAVSIPPADRHNYHIRGENASPSATVRMRSTFSLQGNTFAKFLNKLNKKPTKDVDGVLEKLANFKSSGKTKISKFMKVLQDLHSERKQSLSQRGLRAFGDCFVMTTDTIDQMKSSAEILKGVKILKSGFSSLNATQKLQLFNLFSAAQTNVATCIDGFSHSHADKKSQADILKSDLMVLHHAAGFWLSVVDALKVKEAETEIVPPGEQWPAWLSDEEWKMLVFRNPKVVFATVDKNGDYKTVSDAVNALREKISGTPSLGKRYVIRIKAGKYMENVVIPKDMKNLTFIGDGSDKTFIIASQNVVDGNTTFNSATVGVAGDGFLASGITFENTAGPLKNQAVALRVNADRAAFYRCRMIGYQNTLYVHSFRQFYKTCTIRGTVDFIFGNAAAFLYNCYIEARVPKPGQINTITAQGSDNSKQNTGIVIYRSRITAETDAKEKFTTYLGRPWGKYSRTVVMHTEISDVIDPAGWSEWKGKFALDTLFYAEYKNTGAGAGTEGRVQWDGIRALKEEEVKPFTLGKFIGGES; translated from the exons ATGGAGAATATTCTCAGAATCCTAATCATCTTCGCATTCCTATCTTTACTAGTCGACGCCGCCGTATCCATCCCACCCGCCGACCGCCACAACTACCACATCAGAGGTGAAAATGCATCCCCCTCTGCTACGGTGAGGATGAGGTCCACCTTTTCTCTGCAAGGGAACACCTTCGCGAAGTTCTTGAATAAATTGAACAAGAAACCCACAAAGGATGTTGATGGTGTCTTAGAAAAGCTGGCCAATTTCAAATCCTCCggaaaaacaaaaatatcaaaattcatGAAAGTACTGCAGGATTTGCATAGCGAGCGGAAGCAGTCGCTGTCGCAGCGCGGGCTGCGCGCCTTCGGCGACTGCTTCGTGATGACTACCGACACGATAGACCAGATGAAGTCCAGCGCGGAGATATTGAAGGGCGTCAAAATTTTAAAGAGCGGATTCTCAAGCCTGAACGCCACCCAGAAGTTGCAGCTCTTTAACCTCTTCAGCGCCGCCCAGACCAACGTGGCCACCTGCATCGACGGCTTCTCCCATAGCCACGCCGACAAGAAGTCCCAGGCGGACATCCTCAAGTCCGACCTCATGGTATTGCATCATGCCGCTGGCTTCTGGCTGTCGGTAGTGGATGCTCTGAAGGTTAAGGAGGCGGAGACGGAGATTGTTCCCCCGGGAGAGCAGTGGCCGGCGTGGCTGTCGGACGAGGAGTGGAAAATGCTGGTGTTTCGGAATCCGAAGGTGGTTTTCGCGACGGTGGACAAGAACGGGGACTACAAGACGGTGTCGGACGCGGTGAACGCATTGAGGGAGAAGATAAGTGGGACTCCGTCCCTGGGTAAGAGGTATGTGATTAGGATAAAGGCGGGGAAATATATGGAGAATGTGGTGATACCCAAGGACATGAAGAACTTGACGTTCATCGGAGATGGCTCCGACAAAACTTTTATCATCGCCAGCCAGAACGTCGTCGACGGCAACACCACCTTCAATTCCGCCACCGTAG GGGTTGCCGGAGACGGCTTTCTTGCCAGCGGCATCACATTTGAAAACACGGCGGGGCCATTGAAGAACCAAGCCGTGGCCCTCCGCGTGAACGCAGACCGCGCCGCCTTCTACCGTTGCAGAATGATCGGCTACCAGAACACCCTCTACGTTCATTCCTTCCGCCAGTTCTACAAAACCTGCACTATCAGAGGCACCGTCGACTTCATCTTCGGGAATGCGGCAGCCTTCCTCTACAACTGCTATATCGAGGCCCGGGTCCCCAAGCCCGGCCAGATAAACACGATCACCGCCCAGGGCAGCGACAACAGCAAACAGAACACCGGCATCGTCATTTACAGAAGCCGCATCACAGCAGAGACAGACGCCAAGGAAAAATTTACGACGTACCTCGGCCGGCCGTGGGGGAAGTACTCGAGGACCGTCGTGATGCACACTGAAATCAGTGATGTGATAGATCCTGCTGGTTGGTCTGAGTGGAAGGGGAAATTTGCTCTTGATACTCTTTTCTATGCTGAGTATAAGAACACCGGCGCTGGGGCGGGGACGGAGGGTAGGGTGCAGTGGGATGGGATTCGGGCACTGAAGGAGGAGGAGGTGAAACCGTTTACGCTCGGGAAATTCATCGGTGGTGAGAGTTAG
- the LOC121785302 gene encoding light-mediated development protein DET1-like, translating to MQRFLLVLREESIWNICNVNCTNSSGSVDGGLISATDRHRQSTDHPIKFILRRQPNTLKFKIKPGPEAGNSDTRTKKISSFLFHPILPLAISVQQTLFLQPAVVNIHFRR from the exons ATGCAAAGATTTCTTCTTGTACTCAGAGAAGAATCAATATGGAATATTTGCAACGTCAACTGCACAAATTCCAGTGGCAGTGTTGATGGTGGG TTGATTTCAGCAACTGACCGACACAGACAGTCCACTGACCATCCGATCAAATTCATTTTGAGGAGGCAACCGAATACTCTTAAATTTAAGATCAAACCAG GTCCTGAAGCTGGGAATTCGGACACCCGGACGAAGAAGATATCATCATTTCTATTTCATCCGATTTTGCCCCTAGCAATATCTGTGCAACAGACTCTATTTTTGCAGCCAGCAGTTGTTAATATCCACTTCCGTAGATAA